A part of Miscanthus floridulus cultivar M001 chromosome 6, ASM1932011v1, whole genome shotgun sequence genomic DNA contains:
- the LOC136456683 gene encoding uncharacterized protein — protein sequence MANHGAAALLLIASLLVAVALSGADARLTAVRHNVAAALRARLTVRRDAHGGYVLVAKAAPVPELTCTEVHGVQVGETCFSVGQGAGLTQEQFLGFNPNINCEKIFVGQWVCLQATSA from the exons ATGGCGAACCATGGCGCTGCCGCCCTCCTCCTGATCGCGTCCCTCCTCGTGGCAGTCGCCCTCTCCGGGGCCGACGCGAGGCTCACCGCCGTGCGCCACAACGTGGCGGCGGCCCTCCGTGCGAGGCTCACCGTGCGCCGCGACGCGCATGGAG GTTACGTGTTGGTGGCAAAGGCTGCGCCGGTGCCGGAGCTGACATGCACCGAGGTGCACGGAGTGCAGGTGGGCGAGACGTGCTTTTCCGTGGGCCAGGGCGCGGGGCTGACTCAAGAGCAGTTCCTCGGCTTCAACCCCAACATCAACTGCGAGAAGATATTTGTCGGCCAGTGGGTCTGCCTTCAAGCCACGTCCGCTTGA